TGTTCTGGATTAGTTTCTAATTTCTTTTATTTTTCTTCTATGTATATACTTTTTTAGTGAGCAAGTCTATACTCTAACTATAGACCTGCCCACACTATATCACTTTATCTTGCTTCTCTATTTCTACTCGTGGCCGCCATTTTACGAGTAGTCTAATTTTCTTCTTTCTTTCTGGGTTTACTCTTCCTCTCTTCTTCTTCTTCTTCGGCCGAAACCCGAATCACACTGGTTGCCCAGGCCAAGTGTTACCCATCATCTGCCTTAAGGTCTTCTATTTTGTAAGTATATGTAGAATTACAAGGATTATATAGTATGCGGTTTTCTTGTTGAATGTTGTCTGGAGACTACTACTAATAGGATTTTTGTTGTGTTTACCAAACTAGTCAGCCTTGTATATTTTTCAATTTCACCATGAGATTCATATTCAGTTTCTTTTTGTTATATGCAGAGGCTTTGAAGTGTTTGGTCCCATTGATTGAATTCTACATAAAATGGCTGCTTCATCGTCACTGTTTTCATGTTCCATCCAAGGGGCAGTGCCGTTTCAGAAACAGTCAGACCTTGTCTCAATGCAAATAAAACATCCAAGGTTGTTACTACCCAATGAGAAATTCTCACAAAGTCAGACTTTGTGTCGTGCACTGAAGACTGAGAATTTACCATCCTTTTCGGTGGGGAAAAAGTTTCAACTTGATGATGTGATTGAAGCTCAACAATTTGATAGAGATATTCTGGGTGCTATATTTGAAGTTGCACGTGATATGGAGAAGATTGAAAAAAGATCACCAGGGAGTCAAATTCTTAAGGGATATCTCATGGCTACTCTCTTTTATGAACCCTCTACTAGGACTAGGCTGTCCTTTGAGTCTGCCATGAAACGCTTAGGTGGAGAGGTTTTGACTACTGAGAATGCAAGGGAGTTTTCTTCAGCAGCTAAAGGAGAAACACTTGAAGGTATCTTCTTATTCTTCTTCCACTTGCAAGATTTATGGAGATGATTTTACTAGGATTAGATTGTGACATGGGCAATTGATTTGCAGATAGTATAAGAACTGTCGAGGGTTACTCGGATATAATTGTGATGCGCCACTTTGAGAGTGGTGCAGCCAAAAGAGCAGCAGCAACTGCTGGCATTCCTGTTATTAATGCAGGAGACGGTCCTGGACAACACCCAACTCAGGTACACAGAAATTGTCCTTATTGCAATTAACTGAGGCACAGTGATTTAGTTTGTGGCATGTAGAATTCTTGCCGTTGCAATTGTTTAGTGTGGATTGTGTATGGAAGACTTTACCTCGAATTTGTAGGTTGGTAATTGATTGAGGAACAGGCAAAGCTATGTTTAATGGTAGATAGAAATCCCTTCGTACAGCAATGAGTGGTACACCAATCTTCTATTTAGTTTATAAGAGAGATAGTTTTGGGAGAGAAAAGCAACTGTAGATAAGGAAACCCTCTTATAATAATTAGTCATTTAGTTTATAAAAGCTAGTTTGCACCGAGTCCATTACAGATGTGGGTGCAAGCATGATATGGTCTTGTTTCATACAAGGCATACTGCTAGCATTAGGTCGTGTTAGTTTCAATATCTTTTATTTGGTTGTTGTAATCCTGTAACCTATTGAATGAAGCTTTGCTCATCTCCACAGGCCCTTTTGGATGTCTATACTATTGAAAGAGAGATAGGAAAGCTGGATGGCATAAAAGTTGCACTTGTTGGAGATCTTGCCCACGGAAGGACAGTGCGTTCACTAGCATACTTGCTTGCCAGGTATAATGATGTCAAGATCTACTTCGTCTCTCCTGATGCCGTGAAAATGAAGGTAAACATCAGAACAGGGTGTCACTTTATTTTGCCTATTTTCATCACATTCGAGGCAAGTCTAGAAAGTCCGTGAAATCTAGGAGATTTGGAGTCTCACTTTTTCTATTCATTCCAGAATGACATAAAAGACTATTTGACATCAAGGAATGTTGAATGGGAAGAAAGTGCTGATTTGATGGAAGTTGCATCTAAGTGTGACATTCTCTATCAAACTCGCATTCAGCGTGAACGGTTCGGGGAAAGAATCGACCTCTATGAAGAAGCCCGAGGGAAGTACATTGTGGACCCTCGTGTGTTGGAGGTGATGCAGAAGCATGCTGTGATCATGCACCCTCTGCCGAGACTTGATGAGGTAAGGGTTTTCTAGCTGCAATTGCCCCCTTTAGCAGGCCTCATGTTTACTGATTTAGCTAATAGTTAATTCGTTTCATCTCTGAATGTCATCAGATCACTGTGGATGTTGATGGGGATCCGAGAGCTGCGTATTTCAGACAGGCAAAGAACGGCTTATATATTAGGATGGCTCTATTGAAACTCCTGCTTGTAGGTTGGTGAGGAAGGCAATCTATATTCCTCATTACTCATTAACTTTGGAAGTATTGGCTCCAAAACCATAGGTGGAGGGAAGCATTATTCCAGTTTAGAAGTTTTGACTTTTTTCCTTGGTTATTCCGGATGGATTTTGACTAGGAAGTTTGCTGAGCTGCAAGTAAGTTTGATTTCCTTTGAGTTAATTCTTTGAAGTTCCATTTTCTGCTTTCCGGGAAGTGATTGTGGGATAAAATAACCAGAATTTATGAGAGCAGTGCAATACGTCCTGAATGACATTGCATATGCTTCAGCATAATAACCCCCTCTGAAGATAGTGATTCCGTTTCTTTTGAGTATTGTGAACTCGCAAATATATGCGTCACAAATGGTCAAATACTCCATACAAATAGATGTAACATACACAGCCCAAATATAGCATACTGTTCTCAAATGTCAGAACTTAGTCTTGCTATTAACATACACAGCCCAAATATAGCATACTGTTCTCAAATGTCAGAACTTAGTCTTGCTATTAAGTACGGAAGTTTAGCCTCCAGTCCCCCCAATGATGTCTCTGGTTGAGGTGAAACCCAGCTTGTGGAATGTGGAGCCTTTGAATCATTCCCCCTTCTACATTCTCTTCCTTTTCCTTCAAAGCTAGAGACATTTCAGGCAACATGAGCCTCCAAACTTGGGAGTAGAAATGTAGAATGCTTAAGGATTGGGCAGAGAAGCGATCTTGAAGTAGTGTGCTAGACGAACACCAATTTTCTCCTTACCGTTTGCCAAATCTGAAGCCAATGTTTTTATGCAATGTCTGAGTTCGTTTGGTGTAAAATCGCAGGTAAAGGTCTAATGGTTCTGTAGAGGTGGACAGAAATCAAAATGTAACCATCAGTTTGTTAGAGTGAGGTGGTAGGTAGATATTAGCTCTCCAAGATAGTAACAGCAATTTGGAATCTATGTTGCACACTTGCACATACAAAATCAAAGCAGAAGATAATATTACATCAAGTTTTAAACAACCACTTTTTGGATGATTAAAGATAACGAATAGCTGGATAGCACCAGATAACGAATTAAAGATGCTAGTAGCGGCGAACTGAAGTCATCTTTTATGCCATTGTAAGTGCCCTATAGAGCATTATTATTTTACCTATGATCAAGTGATTAGCACAAAACCTTTTCGTAAGTCATGAACTTCAAATCGATCAAATTTTGATCCGTGTAGAGTAAAATAACATATTAGATATCTAGCTTTCTTAAATAAACAGCATGATCAACTACTTGAACTTGGTTAGATAACTTGATGGATGAAGTAAAAGGCTTAACCATGCTTATGAGTTATGAAACTAGAAACTTTGAAGTCAGCTTTGCAGCACCAAGTTGATTTTATACTTGTGTGAAAATGTAAATGGGAAAATGTAAATATGCTAAGCATGAGTGCCATCTCGACAGAAAAAACATTGGTGCCATAAAAACTCTCACAACATTTTGTTTGTCTGTGAATGTCCCTGTTGAATTTCCTAATTTAAAAAGGGTTTCATCTTTATAATATATGACCAAATTATTTAAAGGACAATGAGTATGACACAATAATGTTGTTCTACGATTCATTGGCCAATTATGATCTAGTTGTTTGGAGGATGAAACATGGATAAGTCGCCCTTGAATATTTGATGAAATTTTAAATGTGGGATATCCGTTGCTTGAGGGATGGTGAAAAATACGTACTTTTTTTTTTTTTTTCTGTTCCCGAAGGAATTCCTTTCTAGGTGTATTAGTCGAGTCTTTACGCAGGGGATGATTATAGGAGATCTTTGTGAACTCATAAGCTTGATATTGTATCGTGATGTTTATATTTCCAATAGGATTTGGTGGGTTGTGTCCAGGCTTGCACATTCCTCGTGTCTTGGATGACCTTATGAGGTGACAATTCTTTGTTAAGTGGATATCACCCCTTTATGTAGGATGAAACAGTGTGTCGTCAGTAACTGCTCCGACCGGCAGCATAGTGGAAATGCTACTTGTATTCGTCTATTAATGCTCCTCGTGAGTTTCACCTTTCCATTTATATAAAACAAATGTAGTTGGCGCCTTAGGTGTAACTATTGTTATTAGGTGTGTTT
Above is a window of Fragaria vesca subsp. vesca linkage group LG7, FraVesHawaii_1.0, whole genome shotgun sequence DNA encoding:
- the LOC101312188 gene encoding aspartate carbamoyltransferase 2, chloroplastic-like, giving the protein MAASSSLFSCSIQGAVPFQKQSDLVSMQIKHPRLLLPNEKFSQSQTLCRALKTENLPSFSVGKKFQLDDVIEAQQFDRDILGAIFEVARDMEKIEKRSPGSQILKGYLMATLFYEPSTRTRLSFESAMKRLGGEVLTTENAREFSSAAKGETLEDSIRTVEGYSDIIVMRHFESGAAKRAAATAGIPVINAGDGPGQHPTQALLDVYTIEREIGKLDGIKVALVGDLAHGRTVRSLAYLLARYNDVKIYFVSPDAVKMKNDIKDYLTSRNVEWEESADLMEVASKCDILYQTRIQRERFGERIDLYEEARGKYIVDPRVLEVMQKHAVIMHPLPRLDEITVDVDGDPRAAYFRQAKNGLYIRMALLKLLLVGW